One window from the genome of Rhodobacteraceae bacterium S2214 encodes:
- the rpsB gene encoding 30S ribosomal protein S2: protein MALPEFTMRQLLEAGVHFGHQTARWNPKMGPYIYGSRNGIHIMDLTQTVPMLDQALNVIRDTVAKGGRVLFVGTKRQAAKPIADAAEKSAQFYMNHRWLGGTLTNWQTVSQSINRLKSIDEASENGFAGLTKKERLGMEREQGKLQASLGGIREMGGVPDLLFVIDVNKEDLAIAEAQKLGIPVVAVVDTNCSPAGVDYVIPGNDDAARAIALYTDLAARAALDGMSAQLGAAGVDLGAMEEFAEEVVAEEAAAE, encoded by the coding sequence ATGGCTCTTCCTGAGTTCACCATGCGTCAGCTGCTCGAAGCAGGCGTACACTTTGGCCACCAGACAGCGCGCTGGAACCCAAAGATGGGCCCATACATTTATGGTTCCCGTAACGGCATTCACATCATGGACCTGACACAGACAGTTCCAATGCTTGACCAAGCGTTGAACGTGATCCGTGATACAGTCGCTAAAGGCGGCCGCGTTCTTTTCGTTGGTACAAAGCGTCAGGCTGCAAAGCCAATCGCTGATGCTGCTGAAAAGTCCGCTCAGTTCTACATGAACCACCGTTGGTTGGGCGGCACACTGACAAACTGGCAGACTGTTTCCCAGTCTATCAACCGTCTGAAGTCCATCGACGAAGCATCCGAGAACGGCTTTGCTGGTCTGACCAAGAAAGAACGTCTTGGCATGGAGCGTGAGCAGGGCAAACTGCAGGCGTCTTTGGGCGGCATCCGCGAAATGGGCGGTGTTCCTGATCTTCTGTTCGTCATTGACGTAAACAAAGAAGACCTGGCCATCGCAGAAGCACAGAAACTGGGCATCCCAGTGGTCGCTGTTGTTGATACCAACTGTTCCCCAGCTGGCGTCGACTACGTGATCCCAGGCAACGATGACGCGGCACGCGCAATCGCATTGTACACAGACCTCGCAGCACGTGCAGCACTTGACGGTATGTCCGCTCAACTGGGCGCGGCTGGCGTTGATCTTGGCGCAATGGAAGAGTTCGCTGAAGAAGTTGTAGCTGAAGAAGCTGCTGCTGAATAA
- the tsf gene encoding translation elongation factor Ts, giving the protein MAITAAMVKELRDSTGAGMMDAKKALTENDGDMEAAVDWLRTKGLAKAAKKSGRTAAEGLVAVAVSGNKGVAVEVNSETDFVGKNADFQKMVGGIAAVALGVNTTEELKAADMDGKSVEQTVTDAVAVIGENMGVRRMEALEGDNVVSYVHNAAATDMGNIGVLVAMKGDNAAFGRQVAMHIAATNPAALDEASLDTAVVEKEKQVQMDIARESGKPEAVIEKMIVGRMKKYMAEVTLLNQQFVVNPDHTVAEAAKEAGVEITGYVRLEKGEGIEVVAEDFAAEVAKMNS; this is encoded by the coding sequence ATGGCAATCACTGCTGCAATGGTAAAAGAACTGCGCGACAGCACTGGCGCAGGCATGATGGACGCCAAGAAGGCGCTGACAGAAAACGACGGCGACATGGAAGCGGCTGTTGACTGGCTGCGCACCAAAGGCCTTGCAAAAGCTGCGAAGAAATCCGGCCGTACGGCTGCTGAAGGTCTCGTTGCTGTTGCTGTTTCCGGCAACAAAGGTGTTGCTGTTGAAGTGAACTCTGAAACAGACTTCGTTGGTAAAAACGCTGACTTCCAGAAAATGGTTGGCGGTATCGCGGCTGTTGCACTGGGCGTGAACACAACAGAAGAACTGAAAGCAGCTGACATGGACGGCAAGTCCGTTGAGCAGACTGTGACGGATGCTGTTGCTGTGATCGGCGAAAACATGGGCGTTCGCCGCATGGAAGCGCTGGAAGGCGACAACGTGGTTTCCTACGTCCACAACGCTGCTGCCACAGACATGGGCAACATCGGCGTTCTGGTTGCTATGAAAGGCGACAACGCTGCATTTGGTCGTCAGGTTGCGATGCACATTGCTGCGACGAACCCTGCTGCACTGGACGAAGCATCCCTCGACACAGCTGTTGTTGAGAAAGAAAAGCAAGTTCAGATGGACATCGCACGCGAGTCTGGCAAGCCAGAAGCTGTGATCGAAAAAATGATCGTTGGCCGTATGAAAAAATACATGGCTGAAGTGACACTGCTGAACCAACAGTTCGTTGTGAACCCTGATCACACAGTTGCAGAAGCTGCCAAAGAAGCTGGTGTTGAAATCACTGGTTACGTGCGTCTTGAAAAAGGCGAAGGCATCGAAGTTGTTGCTGAAGACTTTGCCGCTGAAGTTGCAAAAATGAACAGCTAA
- a CDS encoding HTTM domain-containing protein — MKFDVALRLTEIVMALAFVQQCAEHLAVGTRSDRLWFGGRAVACVGLLFSIATPFCLVVLCAISLRNLSRFGGPYNGGSDKMSLLILWCVTAAHGLPVRLWQEMALAYLAVQVTLSYLISGQIKIVNPAWRSGQALVDVFAFSAYPVSEQLRRLAQHKSLLLVMSWAVMLFEVLFPLTLLDGTALIIGLGIGASFHLANACLFGLNRFFWIWLAAYPSLIWFQGRLSTILTLQRDAGLFWP, encoded by the coding sequence ATGAAGTTTGATGTGGCGTTGCGCCTAACTGAGATCGTGATGGCCTTGGCTTTCGTCCAGCAGTGCGCCGAACATCTGGCCGTCGGTACGCGCAGTGATCGGTTGTGGTTTGGGGGCCGTGCTGTCGCCTGTGTCGGGTTGCTTTTTAGTATAGCTACGCCGTTTTGTCTGGTGGTGCTTTGTGCTATCAGCCTGCGCAATTTGTCACGTTTTGGCGGGCCATATAATGGCGGCAGCGATAAGATGAGCCTGCTGATCCTGTGGTGTGTGACGGCGGCGCACGGACTGCCGGTACGGCTTTGGCAAGAAATGGCGCTGGCGTACCTCGCGGTTCAGGTAACACTATCCTATTTGATCTCGGGCCAGATCAAGATCGTGAACCCCGCTTGGCGATCCGGTCAGGCGCTGGTCGACGTGTTCGCGTTCTCGGCCTATCCGGTCAGTGAACAACTACGCCGTCTTGCGCAGCATAAATCGCTGCTGTTGGTGATGTCCTGGGCGGTGATGCTGTTCGAGGTTCTGTTCCCATTGACCTTGTTGGACGGTACCGCACTGATCATAGGACTGGGAATTGGTGCCAGTTTCCACCTCGCAAACGCCTGCCTGTTCGGGCTGAACCGATTCTTCTGGATATGGCTCGCCGCATACCCATCGTTGATCTGGTTTCAGGGACGATTATCAACTATTTTGACGTTACAGCGCGACGCGGGCCTCTTTTGGCCCTAA
- a CDS encoding DUF4198 domain-containing protein, whose translation MAGRTSCARAGNAVASQIAIMVDTAARCHRLLTKLKDFKMRISALVFALSSLTVAPAVSSAHELWLEPLAYQVERDGQLQAQIKNGEDFAGTTLPYLDRRFRHFITFNDGSGIKVTGRNGDIPALNMAASRNGLNVLAYQSTPATITYESWEKFQKFVDHKDFGNVRPEHDARGLPESDFTETYVRYSKSLIGVGDSTGADQRVGLETEMVALTNPYTDDLSEGFKVQLFYGPDVRANEQIEVFAKAPDDTVTVSLVRTDADGIATIPVTSGTAYQLDAVVLRAATGQAEANGSAYETLWANMTFMAP comes from the coding sequence ATGGCAGGCAGAACTTCATGCGCTCGCGCCGGTAACGCTGTCGCGAGCCAGATCGCAATCATGGTTGACACGGCGGCCAGATGCCACAGGTTGTTGACCAAGTTAAAGGATTTTAAAATGCGCATCTCTGCCCTCGTTTTTGCACTGTCGTCTCTCACCGTTGCTCCAGCCGTTTCATCGGCGCATGAGCTTTGGTTAGAGCCACTTGCCTATCAGGTAGAGCGCGATGGTCAATTGCAAGCGCAGATCAAAAACGGCGAAGACTTTGCAGGGACAACCTTGCCCTATCTCGACCGCCGTTTCCGCCACTTCATCACCTTCAACGATGGCAGCGGGATCAAAGTGACAGGGCGCAATGGCGATATTCCTGCGCTGAACATGGCTGCCAGCCGCAACGGGCTTAACGTGTTGGCTTACCAGTCAACGCCAGCCACGATCACCTACGAAAGCTGGGAAAAGTTTCAAAAGTTCGTCGATCACAAAGATTTCGGCAATGTGCGGCCCGAGCATGACGCGCGCGGCCTGCCGGAATCAGATTTTACAGAAACATACGTGCGCTATTCCAAATCACTCATCGGCGTTGGCGACAGCACGGGTGCGGATCAACGGGTTGGGTTGGAAACTGAAATGGTCGCACTGACCAATCCATACACCGATGACTTGTCCGAAGGTTTCAAAGTTCAGTTGTTTTACGGACCAGACGTCCGTGCCAATGAGCAAATTGAAGTCTTTGCCAAAGCACCAGATGACACCGTGACTGTCAGCCTCGTGCGGACCGATGCAGATGGTATTGCCACGATTCCAGTGACGTCTGGCACAGCTTACCAACTGGACGCAGTTGTTTTGCGCGCAGCAACTGGTCAGGCCGAAGCCAACGGTTCGGCTTACGA
- a CDS encoding HupE/UreJ family protein, giving the protein MIAIWLATALPARAHEVLPAIADMEQVDDSLAFNVRLNVESFIAGIDLTETADTNDAPQAADYDALRALSAEELGARFEAFWPEMADRVTILMDGAAVTPELSGFTIAETGDVETIRETYVSFIAPFPDGTAPETVQVGWAKEFGALVLRQQGVDAPYDGFLEAGALTDPIALAGGNQAGGWETFVNYIPVGFDHIVPKGLDHILFVLGLFFLSTRMRPLLTQVTLFTLAHTITLAAAALGYVSISGAIVEPLIAASIAYVAIENIFMRNLSPWRPVVIFGFGLLHGLGFASVLAEFGLPDGTFVPALIGFNVGVEVGQLAVIAVMFLAVWQAIRIDRGANEANQGMAVYAVLIAATIALLVWSPSGMAEVLENPPYVFLAPMLMIFVLCFGSVVMRDHVDAYRRIVTIPASVFIAVIGIYWVIERVFL; this is encoded by the coding sequence ATGATTGCGATCTGGCTCGCGACAGCGTTACCGGCGCGAGCGCATGAAGTTCTGCCTGCCATCGCGGATATGGAGCAGGTTGATGATAGTCTTGCGTTCAATGTTCGCTTGAACGTTGAAAGCTTTATCGCCGGAATCGATCTGACCGAAACCGCAGATACAAATGATGCGCCACAAGCCGCCGACTACGACGCCTTGCGGGCGTTGTCCGCCGAAGAATTGGGCGCACGGTTTGAAGCGTTCTGGCCGGAAATGGCGGATCGCGTCACGATTTTGATGGACGGCGCAGCGGTTACGCCTGAGTTGTCCGGTTTTACAATCGCCGAAACAGGCGATGTTGAAACGATCCGTGAAACTTACGTTTCTTTCATCGCGCCATTCCCGGATGGGACTGCGCCTGAGACTGTACAGGTCGGTTGGGCCAAAGAATTTGGCGCGCTTGTGCTGCGTCAGCAAGGCGTCGATGCGCCCTATGACGGTTTCCTCGAAGCTGGTGCTTTGACGGATCCAATCGCATTGGCCGGTGGCAATCAGGCCGGCGGTTGGGAAACCTTTGTGAACTACATTCCCGTTGGTTTTGATCACATCGTGCCAAAGGGCTTGGATCACATCCTGTTTGTCCTCGGCTTGTTCTTCTTGTCGACACGGATGCGCCCACTGCTGACACAGGTCACATTGTTCACATTGGCCCACACGATCACACTAGCTGCTGCCGCACTGGGTTACGTTTCAATTTCCGGCGCTATTGTTGAGCCGTTGATCGCCGCGTCCATCGCGTATGTTGCGATTGAAAACATCTTTATGCGTAATCTTAGCCCGTGGCGGCCTGTTGTGATCTTTGGCTTCGGTTTGTTGCACGGTCTGGGCTTTGCGTCCGTTCTGGCGGAATTCGGTCTGCCGGATGGGACGTTTGTCCCTGCATTGATTGGCTTCAACGTCGGCGTCGAAGTTGGTCAGTTGGCTGTAATTGCGGTGATGTTCTTGGCTGTTTGGCAAGCGATCCGTATCGACCGCGGTGCCAATGAGGCCAATCAGGGTATGGCTGTCTACGCCGTCCTGATTGCTGCAACCATTGCGCTGTTGGTCTGGTCGCCTTCCGGCATGGCCGAGGTGCTCGAGAACCCGCCATATGTGTTCTTGGCCCCAATGCTGATGATTTTCGTTCTGTGCTTTGGTTCAGTGGTTATGCGTGATCACGTCGACGCGTATCGCCGGATCGTGACGATCCCTGCGTCCGTGTTTATTGCGGTCATTGGTATCTATTGGGTCATCGAACGGGTGTTCCTCTAA